Proteins encoded by one window of Vigna radiata var. radiata cultivar VC1973A chromosome 5, Vradiata_ver6, whole genome shotgun sequence:
- the LOC106760953 gene encoding uncharacterized protein LOC106760953 has product MGSVSLKIGDGTARFRRATVCSSGVNILMIFSVIITNLFALYAFSSSTKDLHNHHLLHKNFSLISEQVTLILQEIDLSQKKLAQMEKELLGYQSIDLSRTNTSNELKLFLHRHHLPLGKDSKTGITEMVSSVGHSCDKSSNLLYQYMNYKVSGPCPNDLSVAQKLVLKGCEPLPRRRCFSKTISKVGLLRPFPTSLWEPPVNNTVNWSGLGCKSFECLKGKKLSRDCIDCFDLVNGYENQRFVKSRSKNDFLVDDVLTLGGGGIRIGLDVGGGSGSFGAVMAERNVTVVTTTLNVGAPFSEFIAARGLFPLFLSLDHRFPFYDNVFDLVRAASGLDGGGRHEKLEFLMFDIDRVLRPGGLFWLDNFYCVDEEKKRVLTRLIERFGYKKLKWVVGEKVDSLGSGKSQAVLSAVLQKHVRV; this is encoded by the coding sequence ATGGGTTCCGTGTCTCTGAAAATAGGCGACGGCACTGCCAGATTCAGAAGAGCAACCGTGTGTTCCTCCGGAGTTAACATTCTCATGATATTCTCCGTTATCATCACCAACCTCTTTGCTCTCTATGCCTTCTCTTCTTCCACAAAAGATCTTCACAACCACCACCTTCTTCACAAAAACTTCTCCCTCATCTCCGAACAAGTCACCCTCATTCTACAAGAGATCGATTTGTCGCAAAAGAAACTTGCCCAGATGGAAAAGGAACTCCTCGGCTACCAAAGCATTGACCTTTCCCGAACTAACACCTCCAACGAACTCAAACTCTTTCTCCACCGCCACCACCTTCCTTTGGGCAAAGACTCGAAAACTGGAATCACCGAAATGGTCTCGTCTGTGGGCCACTCCTGCGACAAATCCTCGAACTTGTTGTATCAGTACATGAATTACAAGGTTTCTGGACCCTGCCCCAATGATTTGAGTGTGGCACAGAAACTCGTTCTGAAAGGGTGTGAGCCTTTACCGAGAAGAAGGTGTTTTTCTAAAACCATATCTAAGGTGGGTCTTCTACGCCCTTTTCCCACCTCGCTTTGGGAACCTCCAGTTAACAACACTGTTAACTGGAGTGGTTTAGGTTGCAAGAGTTTTGAGTGTTTGAAGGGTAAAAAGTTGAGTAGAGATTGCATTGATTGCTTTGATTTGGTAAATGGATATGAGAATCAGAGATTTGTGAAGTCTAGGAGTAAGAATGATTTTCTAGTTGATGATGTGTTAACTCTGGGAGGTGGAGGAATTAGGATAGGGCTTGATGTTGGAGGTGGGTCTGGGTCCTTTGGTGCTGTGATGGCTGAGAGGAATGTCACTGTGGTTACTACCACTTTGAATGTTGGTGCTCCATTCAGTGAATTCATTGCTGCAAGAGGactttttcctctatttttgaGCTTGGATCATAGGTTCCCGTTTTATGACAATGTGTTCGATTTGGTGCGTGCTGCGAGTGGTTTGGATGGTGGGGGGAGGCACGAGAAATTGGAGTTTTTGATGTTTGACATTGATCGTGTTTTGCGGCCAGGTGGTTTGTTTTGGCTCGATAACTTCTATTGtgttgatgaagagaagaaaagggtGTTAACCAGGTTGATTGAACGGTTCGGGTACAAAAAGTTGAAATGGGTTGTGGGAGAAAAGGTTGATAGTCTTGGATCAGGTAAGTCACAGGCTGTGTTATCAGCAGTGCTTCAGAAGCATGTTAGAGTGTAA